The window CCGAGATCGGTTTCGGCGATGCACGCGCCAGGCGCCAGCGCCACATCGGCCACGGCGCGCAGCCGCACGGCGCGCCCGGCCTCGCGCCATGCCAACGCGGCTTCCTCGAACGCCGCGCTCGCCGCGGCCAGATCCGACGGATGAACGCGCAGATGAATCGGGCTGCCGTCCGCGACGATGCGCTCGACCGTCGCGGCCGCGCGCGCGAAGAGCGCCTTGGGATCCGCCGACGCAATGATCTGCTCCACCGCAAGCGTCACGAGTTCGGCCAGCCGGTTCTGCTGCGCGGGCTCGATCCGGCAGGCTTCGGCGCGCGCCGCCGCCGCGCGTTCGTGCCAATCGGCCAGCCCGCGCCGCAAGCCGTCGTCGTAACCCCGCTCGGCCGCCTGCGCAAACTCGCGCATGGCTCGCTCGACGAGGTCGTCCGCGCGGGCCTGCGCATCGTCGAGCAGCATGCGCGCTCGGGCGCGCGCCACGTCCAGCGCCTCGTCGCATTGGCGATGCATCTCGGCATACGCCGCATCGATCTCGACGATCGCCGCGAGATCTGCATGACGCAGCACGTCGCCTTCGGCACCCACGCCGAGGCCCGTGCCTTCGGCCTGCGGATTACGTAACCAGATCACCATGACCACTCCGGAAACAGGTCGGGCAGTTGCGAGACGATCGAAAGGCTCGGGTTCGAGCCCTCCGAAGGCAGTAATGAAGGCGGCAACGAAGGGGGCGGCAGCGCCCCCGCGTCGTCGCGCGCCGGCATGGCCAACTGCATGATCGCGAGCGGGCCGCTCGGCGCCCACCGGCAGTCGCGCTCGAAGAGCCGAAAACCGAGCCAGGCGAGCGCATCGCCATCCGCCGAGTCGAGCGACACGTGCATCGCCGATGACGTGCCATGCGTGCGCGCGGCAAGCAAGCGGGCATCCCCGCCAAGGTCGCGCCCGCGCGCGAGGAGCAGCTTCACGCCGCGCGCCCCGATCCAGCTCGCCAATTTCTCGCGGCGCGGCCGGTCGATCCAGGTGCGCAACGCGTCGGCCTGCTCCACGAGCGCGCGCAAGCGGAACACGGTCACGCAATCCTGTGCCGGCAGCACGGCCAGTGCCGAGTCCGGCGCGTCGAACGCGGCGAGCGGCGGCACCGGCATGCCCCATTCGTCGAGCAGCGCGGCGGCAAGCGCCTCGACCTGCCCCGGGCCACATGCGTCGAGCAGGTCCGCGCAGGGCACCTGCGCGCGGCGCGCAGGATGCATCCAGTCGAATAGCGTGCGCCGGCGCCGATGATGGCTATCCAGCCGGGCCGCAATGGCCGCCGGCACCGCGACGCAGGCAAGCGCCGTCGCGCCGCTTGCCGCGGCGAGGCTGTCGTCGGTTGCGTCGTATGTGCTCATCGTGGGCTCATCCTGCTTGCCATGCCAGTCGTGCGATCGCGCGGGCCGACCGTCATGCCGGCGCTTTCGCCGCGCGCCCTGTCCGGCGCGCGAGCAGGCCCGCCAGGCCGCCGCCCTTGAGCAGGGTGCCGCGCAAGAGCGCAAAGCCGCCGGCGATCATCAACAACAGCATGCCGAGCGCGCCGCCCGCATAAACGATCCACCCGCCCTGTCGCCGCGGGCGGGCAGGCACATCGGGTGCATCGGCCGGCACGCTCGTCACGCTGACCTGATCGTAGGTCAGCCCCTCTATGCTGTGCACGACGAGGTTCTTGATCGCGGGGGTCATCCGCTCGAGATTCGCATCGGGCCGGTACTTGATGAAGACCGACGCGGACGACGGCTTGACCGACTGCGCCAGCGGATCGTTGTTCGGCAGCACGATCTGCACGCGCGCCACGACCACGCCGTCGATCTTCGACAAGGTATCGTCGAGCTCCTGCGACAGCCCGTAGATGAAGCGCACGCGCTCCTCGGTCGGCGTGGATACGAGCCCGTCCTTCTTGAAGAGCGAGCCGAGGTCGTCGAACTTCTTGCGCGGAATACCGCGTGCGCGCAGCACTTCCACGGCATGCACGATCTGCTTTTCGTCGACGCTGACCGACCAGGTCTTGCCGCCGTCCGGCGTGCTCTTTTGCGCATCGACGCCCGAACTCAGCAAAGCGGCGACCATCTCGTTGCAGTCGCTTTCGCTCAACTGGCCGTACAGATCCTGCTTGCAGGCCGCGAGCGACAGCACGAGCACCGCCGCCGCGACGAGCCGCCATGAAGCGCGCGGCCTTGTAGGCACGAGGTTCGATTTCATCAGAATTTGCTCCGAGAAACCCCGCCATTTCCCCCAAGGGGACTTCCTTCGGGGCGGATGGCGGGAAGGACTGTGGTGTCGAGCATGATCGAGATACCAACGCTGCGCTGAACATTCTCCGATGCGGACGTGCATCGCCAGGTGTGGGAATCACCTGCCTTTAGGCGGGTGAGGACGTCAAGTCATTGGTTCTTCATGAGCGTCTGCACGGCGTCCTTCGACGACTGGACGGTCGCCATCTTCACCTGCAGGTCGGCGTTCAGGCTCGCGATCTCGAGCTGGATCGTCATATCGGCGGCGGCGAGGCGCTCCATCGACAGCGCGCTCATGTGCTGGGTCATGTAGAGCACGTCGTTCGGCACCTGCCGGTAATAGTCGGCCTGCTCCTCGACCGCTTTCGTCACGAGGTCCGCGCGCTCGGTCGGGTGAACGGCTCCCGCGTGCGGCTGCGCCGAGGCCATCATCGCCTGGAATTTATCGACGAGGGGTTGCGACACGGCGTCCGCATTCGGCGCCGCGGACGACGTGCCGGTCACGCGGGCCAGTTCGTACTCGAGTTGCGATGCTGTCGTGATACTCATTTCGTTTCTCCTGGTAGCGGCAACAGGCTCAGACGCGCATGTACTGCATCGTCAGCAGCATGTCGCTGGATGAGGGCGACGGCGTCGCGTCCGCCACGCTGTCCTCGGCATGCGCTCCGTTCTCGAACGCGAGCGCGGAATCCGGCGCAACGAAGTGCCCCGTGCGCTTCGCCGTCGCGACCGCCTGCTTCAGCTCCTCGCTCGCGAGCAACACCTTGGCGAGCCGTTCGACGTCTTTGTTGCCGCCTTCCTCCAGGAGGGTCCGGGCCTCCTCCTGCCACCCGACCTCCTGGCGGGCCTTCAGGCACTGCAGCAACATTCCCTTGCTCGCCGGCACGCACACCGAACGCTCGACCAGGTCTCGAAAGAGCCATTCGGCTTCGCTCCATTCCTGGCGCACCATATGCAGCCAGCCGTCGAAAAACGCGAATTCGGCGGAATCAGGGCGCAGCAGATGCAGCCCTTCGACGAGGTGCTCCAGATCGTCGATGTCAACTTGCTGCGGCGTGCCGGCGCGGGCCAATGCCACCCTGACCAGGTCGACGATCGCGCCGACGACTCCCGACGGGCACTGCGGCCGATCCTTCAGAACGTCCATCCTTTCCCCCAAGGAAATCAGATTCGATCCGATGAGCCGCACCCGATGGGGGGGCGGCCTTCCGTTGACGCTAAGTTACGCAACGCGACGCGGGTGCCGCGTGCCGCGCACGAAGTCGCACAACGAATTGCGAAGCTGCCGCAAGCGACAGGCGACGGCCAGCGTCGCTTTCGCTTCCGTCCGCGCTCACGCTGCGCCGCGTTGCACGTTGCCTCGCGCGTTGCCGATTCGCGCAGTCCGCGCCTACCGTGAAGCGACCTTCCGTCACCTCGCTTCGCAGCCCTTGTCCTTGCTTCGCATCGCCATCGCGCCGGCCGCGGCGCCGCCGCTAACGTTGCATCGGGGCGCCCCATCCCGGGTACCCGCCTGCGAACAGCAAAGGACAGTCCGTCATGAGCGACGAGAAAACCGAAGAGCCCACAGACAAGAAGCTGGACAAAGTCCGCGAGGAAGGTCAGGTCGCGAAGAGTTCCGACCTCGTCGAAGTCGCGTCGCTGGGCTCGATCGTGCTCGTGCTGACGGCGGGCCAGCACTACCTTGCCGATACGCTGCGCGCGGTCGTCAAGGAGGCGATCGATTTCACGCACGGCCCGCGCGAGTTGCAGGACCTCTCGGTCGCGCTCGTTCATATGGGCGTGCAGGCGCTCGGCCTGCTGTGCGGGATCGCGGCCGTCGCGCTCGTCGCGGCCTTCCTCGCGCTTGCCCCGCAAACGGGGCTCAAGATCTCGCTGAAAGCCGTCATGCCGAAGCTCGCGTCGGTCAGCCCCGGGTCCGGCTTTCAGCGGATCTTCTCGATGAACTCGGCCATCGATCTCGTCAAGATGGTCGTCAAGGCCGCGATTCTCGTCGCCGTCATGTGGCAGACGATCAAAAGCGCGATGCCCGTCGTCGCGAGCGCGCTCGACCGGTCGGTACCCCAGTTGATCGCCGTGCTGTGGTCCGTGCTCATGCATGTCGTCGTCGTCGCGCTCGGCGTGTTCATCGCCATCGGCGCATTCGACTACAAGCTGCAGAAGTGGCTCTTCATCCGCAAGAACCGGATGTCGAAAGACGAGGTGAAGCGCGAGCACAAGGAAAGCGACGGCAACCCGGAAGTCAAGGGCGAACGCAAGCGCATGGCCAGGGAAATGTCGCAGGAAGGCCCGAAAGGCGGCGTATCGCGCGCGAACGTCGTGGTCGTCAACCCGGTTCACTACGCGGTCGCGCTGCGCTACGACCCGACGGAGTTTCCGCTGCCCGTCGTGCTCGCCAAGGGCGTCGACGAACAGGCGCTGCGGCTGCGCCAGCAGGCGATGCACGCGCGCGTGCCCATCGTCGCGAACCCGCCCGTCGCGCGGATGCTGCACAAGGTACCGCTCAATCAGCCGATTCCCGAAGAACTGTTCGAAGTCGTCGCCGCGATTCTTCGCTGGGTGGACGGCCTCGCGCCTCAAACCGCCATCACGGAGTAGTGGACATGCTGAAGACCATCAAGCTGCCCGGCATCGGCGAGGCCGGCATCGCCATCCTGCTGATCGCGATCGTCTCGCTGATGATCCTGCCGCTGCCGCCCGCCATCATCGATGGTTTGCTCGCCATCAACATCGCGATCAGCATCACGCTGCTCATGGTGACGATGTACGTCGGCCATATCGCGACGCTGTCGGCGTTCCCGTCGGTACTGCTTTTCACGACGCTTTACCGGCTCTCGCTGAACATCGCATCGACGAAGTCGATCCTGCTGCATGCCGATGCCGGCGAAATCATCGAGAGCTTCGGGCAGCTCGTCGTGGGCGGCAATCTCGTCGTCGGCCTTGTCGTGTTCGTCATCATTTCGGTCGTGCAGTTCATCGTCATCGCCAAGGGCTCGGAACGCGTCGCCGAAGTGGGGGCGCGCTTCACGCTCGATGCGCTGCCCGGCAAGCAGATGAGCATCGACGCCGATCTGCGCGCGAACATCCTGACACCGGAGGAGGCGCGCAGCAAACGCGCGCGGCTCGCTATCGAAAGCCAGCTGCACGGCGGCATGGACGGTGCGATGAAGTTCGTGAAAGGCGATGCGATCGCCGGCCTCATGATCACGATGATCAACATCGTCGCGGGCATTGCCGTGGGCGTCGCCTATCACGGCATGTCCGCCGGCGAGGCGGCCAACCGCTTCTCGGTCCTCTCGATCGGCGACGCCATGGTCTCGCAGATTCCGTCGCTGCTGATCTCGGTGGCCGCGGGCGTCATGATCACGCGCGTGGACGAAGGCGGCGAGCACGGCAACGCCTCGCTCGGCGAGGACATCCGGCGCCAGTTTACGAGCAGCTCGCGCGCGCTCTACTTCGCGTCGCTGCTGCTGCTCGGTTTCGCGGCCGTGCCCGGATTTCCGGCGGCGCTCTTCGCGTTGCTCGCCGGGCTGCTCGGCTTCGTCGGCTACCGTCTGCAGAAAAAGCAGCACGGCACGGCCAAAGGCGGCGGCAAGCCCGTCGTCGCGCTGCAGCGTGCCGGCGCCAGGGGCGACGCGCCCTCGATCCTGCCGCGCCCGCCGCAGTTCACCTGCCCGCTCGGCGTGCGGCTCGCAGCCGATGTCAGCGCGCGTCTCGCGGCCGACGCGCTCGACCGCGCGTTCGATGTGCAGCGCCATGCGCTGCAGTCGGAAGTCGGCCTGCCGTTCCCGGGCATCATGATGTGGACCGACGGCAAGCTGCCCGAGGACAGTTACGAAGTGCTCATCTTCGACGTGCCGCAAGGGCGCACCACGCTCGCCGAAACGCGAGCGGTACACGCGGCGGCCGACGGCGCCGCCGCGGGCGCACCTGCCGCCGCGCCGACACCGGAAGCATTGATCGCTCGCCACACGATCGACCTGCTGCGGCGCAATGCCCATCTCTTTCTCGGCATCCAGGAAGCGCAGTGGATGCTCGATCAGCTCAACGAGGACTACCCGGGCCTCGTCGCCGAGGTGCAAAAGGCGCTGCCGCTGCAGAAGATGGCGGACGTGCTGCGCCGGCTGCTGGAGGAGGACGTGCCCGTGCGCAACATCCGCAGCATTACCGAAAGCCTGATCGTCTGGGGGCCGAAGGAGAAGGACATGCTGATGTTGACCGAATACATCCGCATGGAGCTCGGCCGGCTCATCGCCTATCGCGCGACGGGCGGCCCACGGGATCTGCCCGTCCTGCTCGTGGACGTTCAGTTGGAGCAGCACATCCGGCAGTCGATCAAGCAGACGCCCACGGGCAACTTCCTCGCGCTGCCGCCCGACGAGATCGCCGGGCTCGTCGGCAAGATCGCGGAGCTCGTCGGCGACACGCCACGCCAGCCGCTCGCGCTCGTCGCGTCGATGGATATCCGGCGCTACATCAAGCGCATGATCGAGGCGCGGCTGCCCTGGCTGCCCGTCTACTCGTATCAGGAGCTCGGCGCTCACGTCGATCTCCAGCCCGTCGGCCGCCTGGCGATGTGATCGAGCGAGCCGCGCCATGCATACCTCCTCCCCTCATCACGCACGCATCATCGCCGCGCCGACGAAGCATGACGAGCCGGCACCCGACATGCCGGCCGCGCAATTGAGCCGCCAGGCCGCCCTGTTTCAGCGCCTGCGCGATGGCGCCCGCGCCGGTGCATCGGAAACGCCCGGTGGCGAGCAGCCATGCGCCGCACCGGCCGAGCCTCCATTCGCCGAGCAAGCCGATCCGCTCTACCCGGTCGCCGGGTTCACCGCGGACGAACATCGCGACGATGCCGGCAGCGGCGAGCGCGACGACGACGCACAGGCCGGCTCCGGCGACGAACGCGATGACGCTACCGCGCACGCTCGATCGGCAGCGCCGGTGCCGGCTCCGGTACTTGCGATGATTCATCCGCCTATGCATTCGGCGATGCATGAGCTCATGCATGTGCCGGCATATTCGACGATGCCCGCACCGACGCCGATGCCGGCGCGTGGCGCGGCGCCGCTGTCCCCGCAGAGGCCGCCCAACGCCCAGCCATCGATGGCTGCGCCGGACATGCCGCGCGTACAAGCCACGCGCGAGCCGCAACGCCCCGAAGCAGGCGGCGCGCACGCCGTGGTCGCCGTGCTGGCACCGGCGCGCACGGGCCAGGACATGAACCGGTTCGTCGATTCGATCGTCGCCGAAGTGTCCGACTTCTGCGCGAACCCGATCGTCCTCGAAAGCGGCGACTGGCAACTGACGATTCCCATCGATCCGGCGCTGCTGCCGGGCTGTACGTTGAACCTCGCGCTTTCGCATTTCCAATTGACGCTTCGCTTCGACACCACGGACGAACGGTCGCGCGAACTAATCTCACAACATGCGACGACGTTGCGCGAAAGCCTCGAGGAAGTGATGCAAAGCCGCTTCGACGGCACGCGCAGCGTCGAAATCATCGTCACGTAAAGCCAATATGGACACCACACGAACGCTACCGACCAACGACGTTCCCGCAGGCGGCCAACCGCACGCGGTTGCCGTTTCGCTCGATCCCGCACGGCTGCCCGCGCTTGCGGCCGCCACCGCGCGCCAGCATCGGCTCGCCGTCGACGAGCGCTTGAGCGCGCTTCTCACGCACACGCTCGGCGTCTCTGCGTTCGGCGTCGGCGCGCGCGATCTCGTGGACCCGGCGCGCGCCGCCATCGTGCGCTTGCGCTGGGGCATCGAAATGGCAGCGGTGCGCATCGACGTCGGACAGCACGCGGGGCTCGCGAGCGTGGTCGCATCGGACGAGCCCGCCAACGAGCCGCTGCGCCAGGCCGTGTGCGCCATTCTGCTCGAGCCGGTGCGACGCGCGCTGCAGGCGCTCGGGTTCGACGGCGTGGAAGTGCTCTCGCTCGAACGCGCCGCGCCGCAGACGCTGCGTGCGCCTTGCTGCGCGTTCACGTTCCGTGTGGGCGACGCACGCTTCGACGCAGCCATCGAGCATATCGACGGTGGCTGGCTCGACGCACTCGAGTCACTCGTGGCCCGCCAATGTACGCCGTTCGCCACGCACGTCAGCGAGATCGCCGTGCCCGGCCGGCTGCAGATCGGCGAGAAAACGATGAACGTGACGACGCTCGATTCGCTGCGCACGGGGGACGTCATCTTGCGTGTCGTACCCGAAGCCACCCGCGCGCTCTTCGCGAGCGCGCGCCCATCCGCCCCGATGCAAGTTGTCTGGGGCCGCTACGGGACGCGGCAACTGCGCGCCGTGGCAGACGTCACCCACCATCTGATGACCTTGAGCGAGGACCCCACCATGAGCCATGACACGCAGTTCAACGCGCCGCTTACCGATTCGATCGACACGCCCGTCGAAATCAGCCAGCTGGACCTGCCGCTGAAGCTCGAGATCGACACGGTTTCGATGCCGGTTGCCCAGCTCTCGGCGCTGCGCGCGGGCTACGTGCTCGAGCTTCCCACCGCGCTGCCCGATGCGCGCGTGCGGCTCGTCACCTACGGGCAGACGATCGGCTTCGGCGAACTCGTGAGCGTCGGCGATCATCTCGGCGTGCGTCTCGTTCAGCTGTCGCGCGGCCATGGTTCAGTTTAGCGATCTCACCGGGCTGCTGATCACCGTCGTCGCGATCAGCCTGATCCCGTTCGTCGCCATGGTCGCGACCTCGTACGCGAAGATCGTGGTCGTGCTCGGGCTGTTGCGCAACGCGCTCGGCGTCCAGCAGGTGCCGCCGAACATGGTGCTCAACGGCATCGCGGTCCTCGTCTCCGCTTACGTGATGGCGCCGATCGGCATGCAGGCCATGCAAACCATGCAGACGATGCACCGCACCCCCGGCAGCGATACGTCGCTCGTCGTGCTCGATGCCTTCGATGCGGCAAAGGAGCCGTTTCGCGCCTTTCTGAAGAAGCACGCGCACGAGCGCGAAAAGCGGTTCTTCGTGCGCTCGGCAACCGTGGTCTGGCCGAAGGACATGGCGGCGAAGATCCGTGAGGACGACCTCATCGTCCTCGCCCCGGCCTTCACGCTGACCGAGATGGCCGACGCGTTCAAGATCGGCTTTCTGCTGTACATCGCATTCATCGTCGTCGATCTCGTCATCGCCAACGTGCTGATGGCGATGGGCCTGAATCAGGTCCAGCCGACGAACGTCGCGATCCCGTTCAAGCTGCTCTTGTTTGTCGTCATGAGCGGCTGGTCCACATTGATTCACGGTCTTGTCATGACCTATCGCTGAGGCGCGCGCCATGGAAACCGATACGCTCGTTCGCATCACCTCGCAGGGCCTGCTGCTCTGCCTGTCCGTCTCGATGCCGGTGGTGGCCGTCGCCGCGCTCTCCGGCCTCGCGATTTCGTTCGTGCAGGCCATTACGTCGATGCAGGACCAAAGCATCTCGTACGCGGTGAAGCTCGTGGCCGTCGTGGCCACCGTGCTCATCACCGGCGCCTGGGGCGCCGCCGCGATCCTGCGCTTCGCCAATCAGATCATCACGCTCGCGGTGCCATCATGAATTCGCCGATCCGCAACAACCGCGGCCACCACGCCGCCGATCTCGCGCAGCAGGCGCAGGCCGGCGCCGAGCACATGGGGCAGCTGACCCAGGCGCGCGGCTTCACGGGCGTCAAGGTGCAGCACACGAAGATGCAGCGCGCGCGCATGCAGCACAACAAGATGCTCGCCGCCGCTTTCTACCGCGGCAAGCGTTTTGCCGAAGGCATGCACAAGCCGCCGCCCCCTTCCGCGCAAAAGCTGATGCGCCAGCTCGGCCAACGGCCGCGGCCGGCGGGCTCGGCGAAGGCGCAAGGCAAAGAGGCATCGGCTCACGAACGGCCGGACGGCCAGCACGCGCTCGAGCCGAGGCACGAGCACGAGCACGAACACCCGCACGAGCGCGAACGCGAGCACGAGCAGGGTCGGCAGCAAAAGCACGGACAGCAGCAAAAGCGCGAGCGCGATCAGCAACACGGCGACGGGCAGCAACAGCATCGCAACGGCCATGGGCACGATCGCGGCTCGAATCCGCAGGGCGAAGAGCACGGACAGGGGCAGCCGCAGCAGAGTGCGCCGCGCGACGGGCAGCCTCGGCGCGACGGCCGTCAGTCCGGCGAAGGCCGCGACAAACCGCTCAAGTTCGCGATCGGCAAGGCGGGCCGGGCCAAGGCCGCCGCGCGCAGCCAGCCGCTCGCGGCCACGATGCAGCTGCTCGCGAGGCAAAGGCTCGGTGCGCCGGACTTGCCTGCCGAACTCGCGGCGGCGTGCGCGAAGGAGGTGCTGCGGCTTGCCGCGCAGATCGAGCTGGGGCCCTTGCTGGCGGTGCCGATGCTGCTCGCGATGCGCTCGCCGATGGCGCTCCGGCGCAATGCTGCCCGGCTTCACGCGCACCGCCATGCGGCACTGATGCAAAGCGCCGCGACCCCGGGCAAGGCCGCCGCGGTGGCGGGGCTTCTCGGCGTATCGCTCGACAACACGCTCGCGCGCCAGAACGCGGGCATCGAATACTCGTACGACGATCAATCGATCGCGGCAGTGAAGCAACGCATTCTCGACACGCAAGCCGCGCTGCCGGCCGGCGGAGCACCAGCCGGTGCCGCCGTCACGGGCGGCGCGATCGGTGGTCAAGCCGGCGCCGCGCGGCAAGGGGCGGCCAAGCCCCCGGCCGGCGCTTCGGATAAGACGTTCGAAGTTCGCATGGCGCCGGCTGCGCCAACGGCAAAACCCTAAACTGATTTTGACGGTCAAGGCCCGGCGGCCCGATGCGCGAAGCAGCGCAGCAGCGAAACGCCGGAGCGGCAACCAGCAAGAGCAACCGCATGACCCACGGCACGACCCACGTCGGATACACGGATACCACGATCATGAAAGCGCTTCGAGTACTGACCGGCACCCACGCCGGAGCCCAGGTCCGGCTCACGAGCGGCACCTACCGGATCGGCGCGACCGAGCACTCGGATGTCTGCATCAGCGACTGGACGGTCGAGGACATCGAGCTTTGCGTGGGCGAGGACGGTGTGGCGCGGATCCGCTCGGCGAACGGCGATGAGGTGCTCTTGGCGGACTTCGTGGCCGTGCCGTTCGGCGATGTCGTGTTGTGCGTGGGCCCCGATGGCGAAGACTGGCCGCGCGATCTCGATTTG is drawn from Burkholderia ambifaria AMMD and contains these coding sequences:
- the sctS gene encoding type III secretion system export apparatus subunit SctS, with the protein product METDTLVRITSQGLLLCLSVSMPVVAVAALSGLAISFVQAITSMQDQSISYAVKLVAVVATVLITGAWGAAAILRFANQIITLAVPS
- the sctQ gene encoding type III secretion system cytoplasmic ring protein SctQ; the encoded protein is MRIDVGQHAGLASVVASDEPANEPLRQAVCAILLEPVRRALQALGFDGVEVLSLERAAPQTLRAPCCAFTFRVGDARFDAAIEHIDGGWLDALESLVARQCTPFATHVSEIAVPGRLQIGEKTMNVTTLDSLRTGDVILRVVPEATRALFASARPSAPMQVVWGRYGTRQLRAVADVTHHLMTLSEDPTMSHDTQFNAPLTDSIDTPVEISQLDLPLKLEIDTVSMPVAQLSALRAGYVLELPTALPDARVRLVTYGQTIGFGELVSVGDHLGVRLVQLSRGHGSV
- the sctJ gene encoding type III secretion system inner membrane ring lipoprotein SctJ → MKSNLVPTRPRASWRLVAAAVLVLSLAACKQDLYGQLSESDCNEMVAALLSSGVDAQKSTPDGGKTWSVSVDEKQIVHAVEVLRARGIPRKKFDDLGSLFKKDGLVSTPTEERVRFIYGLSQELDDTLSKIDGVVVARVQIVLPNNDPLAQSVKPSSASVFIKYRPDANLERMTPAIKNLVVHSIEGLTYDQVSVTSVPADAPDVPARPRRQGGWIVYAGGALGMLLLMIAGGFALLRGTLLKGGGLAGLLARRTGRAAKAPA
- the sctL gene encoding type III secretion system stator protein SctL; this translates as MVIWLRNPQAEGTGLGVGAEGDVLRHADLAAIVEIDAAYAEMHRQCDEALDVARARARMLLDDAQARADDLVERAMREFAQAAERGYDDGLRRGLADWHERAAAARAEACRIEPAQQNRLAELVTLAVEQIIASADPKALFARAAATVERIVADGSPIHLRVHPSDLAAASAAFEEAALAWREAGRAVRLRAVADVALAPGACIAETDLGAIDASLSLHLAAMRGALARAVRSVAPAPGCDAPDARPEDDAHVSDERDFGALADVAAHADTLTGEHAIGAGEGRDEADERAGDDAGGNIGVEAGWQDGGAMQTAADLPADGSADVAHEDADAMSI
- the sctU gene encoding type III secretion system export apparatus subunit SctU, which gives rise to MSDEKTEEPTDKKLDKVREEGQVAKSSDLVEVASLGSIVLVLTAGQHYLADTLRAVVKEAIDFTHGPRELQDLSVALVHMGVQALGLLCGIAAVALVAAFLALAPQTGLKISLKAVMPKLASVSPGSGFQRIFSMNSAIDLVKMVVKAAILVAVMWQTIKSAMPVVASALDRSVPQLIAVLWSVLMHVVVVALGVFIAIGAFDYKLQKWLFIRKNRMSKDEVKREHKESDGNPEVKGERKRMAREMSQEGPKGGVSRANVVVVNPVHYAVALRYDPTEFPLPVVLAKGVDEQALRLRQQAMHARVPIVANPPVARMLHKVPLNQPIPEELFEVVAAILRWVDGLAPQTAITE
- a CDS encoding FHIPEP family type III secretion protein; translation: MLKTIKLPGIGEAGIAILLIAIVSLMILPLPPAIIDGLLAINIAISITLLMVTMYVGHIATLSAFPSVLLFTTLYRLSLNIASTKSILLHADAGEIIESFGQLVVGGNLVVGLVVFVIISVVQFIVIAKGSERVAEVGARFTLDALPGKQMSIDADLRANILTPEEARSKRARLAIESQLHGGMDGAMKFVKGDAIAGLMITMINIVAGIAVGVAYHGMSAGEAANRFSVLSIGDAMVSQIPSLLISVAAGVMITRVDEGGEHGNASLGEDIRRQFTSSSRALYFASLLLLGFAAVPGFPAALFALLAGLLGFVGYRLQKKQHGTAKGGGKPVVALQRAGARGDAPSILPRPPQFTCPLGVRLAADVSARLAADALDRAFDVQRHALQSEVGLPFPGIMMWTDGKLPEDSYEVLIFDVPQGRTTLAETRAVHAAADGAAAGAPAAAPTPEALIARHTIDLLRRNAHLFLGIQEAQWMLDQLNEDYPGLVAEVQKALPLQKMADVLRRLLEEDVPVRNIRSITESLIVWGPKEKDMLMLTEYIRMELGRLIAYRATGGPRDLPVLLVDVQLEQHIRQSIKQTPTGNFLALPPDEIAGLVGKIAELVGDTPRQPLALVASMDIRRYIKRMIEARLPWLPVYSYQELGAHVDLQPVGRLAM
- a CDS encoding HrpB1 family type III secretion system apparatus protein — its product is MDVLKDRPQCPSGVVGAIVDLVRVALARAGTPQQVDIDDLEHLVEGLHLLRPDSAEFAFFDGWLHMVRQEWSEAEWLFRDLVERSVCVPASKGMLLQCLKARQEVGWQEEARTLLEEGGNKDVERLAKVLLASEELKQAVATAKRTGHFVAPDSALAFENGAHAEDSVADATPSPSSSDMLLTMQYMRV
- a CDS encoding type III secretion protein HrpB4; protein product: MSTYDATDDSLAAASGATALACVAVPAAIAARLDSHHRRRRTLFDWMHPARRAQVPCADLLDACGPGQVEALAAALLDEWGMPVPPLAAFDAPDSALAVLPAQDCVTVFRLRALVEQADALRTWIDRPRREKLASWIGARGVKLLLARGRDLGGDARLLAARTHGTSSAMHVSLDSADGDALAWLGFRLFERDCRWAPSGPLAIMQLAMPARDDAGALPPPSLPPSLLPSEGSNPSLSIVSQLPDLFPEWSW
- the sctP gene encoding type III secretion system protein SctP, which produces MHTSSPHHARIIAAPTKHDEPAPDMPAAQLSRQAALFQRLRDGARAGASETPGGEQPCAAPAEPPFAEQADPLYPVAGFTADEHRDDAGSGERDDDAQAGSGDERDDATAHARSAAPVPAPVLAMIHPPMHSAMHELMHVPAYSTMPAPTPMPARGAAPLSPQRPPNAQPSMAAPDMPRVQATREPQRPEAGGAHAVVAVLAPARTGQDMNRFVDSIVAEVSDFCANPIVLESGDWQLTIPIDPALLPGCTLNLALSHFQLTLRFDTTDERSRELISQHATTLRESLEEVMQSRFDGTRSVEIIVT
- the sctR gene encoding type III secretion system export apparatus subunit SctR translates to MVQFSDLTGLLITVVAISLIPFVAMVATSYAKIVVVLGLLRNALGVQQVPPNMVLNGIAVLVSAYVMAPIGMQAMQTMQTMHRTPGSDTSLVVLDAFDAAKEPFRAFLKKHAHEREKRFFVRSATVVWPKDMAAKIREDDLIVLAPAFTLTEMADAFKIGFLLYIAFIVVDLVIANVLMAMGLNQVQPTNVAIPFKLLLFVVMSGWSTLIHGLVMTYR
- a CDS encoding HPr kinase; amino-acid sequence: MSITTASQLEYELARVTGTSSAAPNADAVSQPLVDKFQAMMASAQPHAGAVHPTERADLVTKAVEEQADYYRQVPNDVLYMTQHMSALSMERLAAADMTIQLEIASLNADLQVKMATVQSSKDAVQTLMKNQ